In Marinobacter sp. LQ44, the following are encoded in one genomic region:
- the trxC gene encoding thioredoxin TrxC has protein sequence MTDIRHLVCPHCHKTNRVPAEKLSAGGNCGACKQALWPDQVLDLTEQSFAAHTGRSDVPVLVDFWASWCGPCKAMAPQFEQAAKTWQGKVRFAKLNTEQSQGPAGQFGIRSIPTMILFQNGREVARQSGAMNQAQISQWLQSSGIR, from the coding sequence ATGACTGACATCCGACACCTCGTATGCCCCCATTGCCACAAAACCAACCGCGTACCGGCCGAGAAGCTTTCGGCCGGTGGCAACTGCGGCGCGTGCAAACAAGCTCTCTGGCCAGACCAGGTGCTGGATCTTACGGAGCAGTCGTTTGCGGCACACACCGGGCGCAGCGATGTGCCGGTACTGGTGGATTTCTGGGCCAGTTGGTGTGGCCCCTGCAAAGCCATGGCGCCACAGTTCGAGCAGGCGGCGAAAACCTGGCAGGGTAAAGTGCGCTTTGCCAAGCTGAACACCGAACAGTCACAGGGGCCTGCCGGGCAGTTTGGCATTCGCAGCATACCCACAATGATCCTGTTCCAGAACGGCCGGGAAGTGGCTCGTCAGAGCGGTGCCATGAATCAGGCGCAGATCAGCCAGTGGCTTCAATCGAGCGGTATTCGGTAG
- a CDS encoding type II toxin-antitoxin system RelE/ParE family toxin, with protein sequence MVELIGSNGRKSSGELFEIRAKAKEGIGRGIFCYMQGKRIIILHVFVKKGHKIPKKDLELANERLKEVKKS encoded by the coding sequence ATGGTTGAATTAATCGGGTCAAATGGCCGGAAATCAAGTGGCGAGCTATTTGAGATCCGCGCAAAAGCCAAGGAAGGAATAGGTAGAGGCATCTTCTGCTACATGCAGGGTAAGCGAATCATCATCCTGCACGTCTTTGTAAAGAAGGGGCACAAAATACCGAAGAAAGACCTGGAGCTCGCCAACGAGCGATTGAAGGAGGTCAAAAAATCATGA
- a CDS encoding helix-turn-helix domain-containing protein, translated as MNFKQFKQKALENPEIRREYDSLQDEFSLIDQLITMRTKAGLTQEDVAKKLGTNKSNISRLERGRSNPSWGTLSKYAEACGFRVKLEAVEDDRASA; from the coding sequence ATGAATTTCAAACAGTTTAAGCAAAAGGCACTGGAAAATCCTGAGATACGCCGGGAATACGATTCACTTCAAGACGAATTCAGCCTGATCGATCAGCTGATTACGATGAGAACCAAAGCGGGCCTCACCCAGGAGGACGTTGCGAAGAAACTCGGAACGAACAAAAGCAACATATCCAGACTAGAACGCGGCCGAAGCAATCCGAGTTGGGGAACACTAAGCAAATACGCCGAGGCCTGCGGATTTCGGGTGAAGCTGGAAGCTGTTGAAGATGACAGAGCATCGGCATGA
- a CDS encoding TIGR02281 family clan AA aspartic protease, with the protein MSKPGIIKPEIRYLLYFAVFWVVLLAAVTHFFGSWDSQQNNPNQQLVSHTRGSVTEIELQANRQGHYLANGTINNQRVTFILDTGATTVAVSESLAQKAGLRKGQSGRAHTAAGAVNVWSTTIQELRLGDMTFYNVPGTINPAMDPDMVLLGMSVLGQLNFSQQSGVLTLSQDNR; encoded by the coding sequence ATGAGCAAACCTGGCATCATTAAACCCGAAATCCGATACCTCCTGTACTTCGCAGTGTTCTGGGTTGTATTGCTCGCCGCTGTCACGCATTTTTTCGGCAGTTGGGACTCCCAACAAAACAACCCTAACCAGCAACTGGTCAGCCACACTCGCGGCAGCGTCACAGAAATTGAACTGCAGGCCAACCGCCAGGGCCATTATTTGGCAAACGGCACCATCAACAACCAGCGTGTCACCTTCATCCTGGATACCGGTGCCACAACCGTGGCAGTCTCAGAATCCCTCGCCCAAAAAGCAGGCCTTAGAAAGGGCCAATCCGGCCGTGCACATACCGCCGCTGGTGCAGTCAATGTGTGGAGCACGACCATTCAGGAACTCCGCCTGGGCGACATGACATTCTACAATGTACCCGGCACCATCAACCCCGCCATGGACCCAGACATGGTGTTGCTGGGCATGAGCGTGCTTGGGCAGCTTAACTTTTCCCAGCAATCGGGCGTTCTAACCCTGAGTCAGGATAATCGTTGA
- a CDS encoding helix-turn-helix domain-containing protein, with product MTQHKHVGSSLDDLLEADGTLEQVEAEALKRVIVWQIQQAMGQTGVNKSQLAQKMHTSRTVVNRLLDEKDTGVTITTLVKAGRALGMTWTLQAGEDNGSPRAA from the coding sequence ATGACACAGCATAAACACGTTGGCAGCTCTCTCGATGATCTACTTGAAGCTGACGGCACACTTGAGCAAGTAGAGGCTGAGGCGCTGAAGCGGGTGATCGTCTGGCAGATTCAGCAGGCGATGGGGCAAACGGGTGTGAATAAGTCTCAGCTTGCCCAGAAAATGCATACCAGCCGAACGGTGGTTAACCGCCTTCTTGATGAGAAGGATACTGGTGTAACTATCACAACGCTTGTGAAAGCGGGGCGGGCTTTGGGGATGACCTGGACATTGCAGGCCGGGGAGGATAACGGATCTCCTCGCGCGGCTTGA
- a CDS encoding type II toxin-antitoxin system RelE/ParE family toxin, which produces MTRKTVNVVFYRTANGREPVKEWLLKLDKEDRSVIGTDLKTVEYGWPLGMPLVRGGSGKANADLWEVRSDLSNGRIARVIFTMFCGDMVLLNGFIKKTQKTPDQELAKARDRKKNLV; this is translated from the coding sequence ATGACAAGGAAAACAGTTAACGTCGTATTTTACAGAACAGCCAATGGTCGAGAGCCGGTCAAAGAGTGGTTGCTGAAGCTTGATAAGGAGGATCGCTCAGTGATCGGAACTGATCTGAAGACTGTGGAATATGGATGGCCACTGGGTATGCCCTTGGTAAGGGGGGGCTCCGGCAAGGCCAATGCAGACTTGTGGGAAGTCCGCAGTGACCTCTCGAACGGTCGGATTGCACGAGTCATATTCACAATGTTTTGTGGGGACATGGTGTTGCTAAATGGTTTCATCAAAAAGACTCAGAAAACACCAGATCAAGAGTTGGCAAAGGCGAGAGATCGAAAGAAGAATCTTGTCTGA
- a CDS encoding type II toxin-antitoxin system ParD family antitoxin has protein sequence MATRNIVLTNHQSQVVDHLVASGRYQNASEVLRAGLRMVEEAESRYATKMNELRAAIDAGQTDLEAGRTRTFTADQFATYLSERAEHAIREKRDT, from the coding sequence ATGGCAACGAGAAACATCGTACTCACTAACCATCAATCCCAGGTAGTCGATCACCTGGTTGCCTCGGGCCGTTATCAAAATGCGAGCGAGGTACTTCGAGCCGGCCTGAGAATGGTTGAGGAAGCCGAGTCCCGCTACGCCACGAAAATGAATGAGCTAAGAGCCGCCATCGATGCGGGCCAGACAGACCTGGAGGCTGGCAGAACCAGAACATTCACTGCTGACCAGTTCGCTACTTACCTTTCAGAGCGTGCGGAGCACGCCATCAGGGAGAAACGGGATACCTGA
- a CDS encoding site-specific integrase — translation MLEHYFVKPDTIDAIRASWIAEPIEQYVAWLAGHGYRPRVILRRVPLLRQFGEFARDHGATQWSELPTHVEPYVKHWVKVHAKNAYQAKRWVANDARTPIEQLLSLMLPDFRGTGRRRTSQDPFLVQAPGFFVYLREERGLRELSLRHYGHYLHNLEAYLARINLLHLSELTPAILSAFVVESGRRLSPHSMTGLCSSLRVFLRYLYREQLINRDLGATVESPRRYQLADLPRSISWDDVRRMLDVVDRRSALGKRDYAILLLLVTYGLRGHEVAGLTLENIDWKRERLLVPQRKAGHTTAYPLSSVVGEAILDYLKNARPHVEERRLFFRVLAPVRPVTAVTVSSRATHYLRKAGINVRRPGSHTLRHTCVQRLVDAEFNFKVIGDYVGHASPSSTRIYTKVDVETLRMVALGHEEVLP, via the coding sequence ATGTTAGAACATTACTTCGTTAAGCCCGATACCATCGATGCGATCCGCGCTTCCTGGATCGCGGAACCGATTGAGCAGTACGTTGCGTGGTTAGCCGGGCACGGATACAGGCCCAGGGTAATCTTGCGGCGAGTCCCACTCCTGAGGCAGTTTGGCGAGTTTGCTCGCGATCATGGTGCCACGCAGTGGAGCGAGCTTCCGACTCATGTCGAGCCTTATGTAAAGCACTGGGTAAAGGTTCACGCCAAGAACGCATACCAGGCAAAGCGATGGGTGGCTAATGATGCTCGTACACCGATCGAGCAATTGCTGTCCCTGATGTTGCCCGATTTCCGCGGAACAGGTCGGAGACGGACCAGTCAAGATCCCTTCCTGGTTCAGGCACCGGGGTTCTTTGTTTATCTGCGTGAAGAACGGGGCCTGCGCGAGCTGTCTCTCCGGCACTATGGCCATTATCTGCATAACCTGGAAGCCTACCTGGCGCGAATCAACCTGCTGCATTTGTCCGAGCTCACTCCAGCCATACTCAGTGCATTTGTGGTGGAGAGCGGTCGCCGATTGAGCCCGCATTCTATGACGGGGCTGTGCAGCTCCTTGCGAGTCTTCCTGCGCTACCTGTACCGCGAGCAGCTGATCAATCGCGATCTCGGCGCTACCGTAGAGTCCCCGCGTCGGTATCAGCTGGCCGATCTCCCGCGTTCGATCTCCTGGGACGACGTCCGGCGCATGCTAGATGTTGTTGATCGGCGCAGTGCTCTGGGCAAGCGCGACTATGCCATTCTACTTTTGCTCGTCACGTATGGACTGCGCGGCCATGAGGTGGCCGGATTGACACTGGAGAATATTGACTGGAAGAGAGAACGCCTGTTGGTGCCGCAGCGCAAGGCGGGACACACCACTGCGTACCCTCTCTCTTCAGTGGTAGGCGAAGCTATTCTCGACTACTTAAAAAATGCACGCCCACACGTCGAGGAGCGAAGGCTGTTTTTCCGGGTTCTGGCGCCCGTCCGACCTGTGACGGCGGTTACTGTGTCCAGCCGCGCGACGCACTACCTGCGCAAAGCGGGTATTAATGTCCGTCGCCCAGGTTCGCACACCTTGCGCCACACTTGCGTACAGCGATTGGTCGATGCCGAGTTCAACTTCAAGGTCATCGGCGATTACGTTGGTCATGCATCGCCAAGTTCCACCCGCATCTATACCAAGGTGGACGTGGAAACCCTGCGCATGGTGGCGCTGGGCCACGAGGAGGTGCTGCCATGA
- a CDS encoding tyrosine-type recombinase/integrase encodes MTASFHSVLGKDFSAYLSYKRALGRKFDTEELALQLFDRFLVEERVSDAALVQPALIEAFLASRPRTRPRSYNHLLGVLRCFFAWQVAQERLAHSPVRAHPQPVTSQLKPFLFEPAQVEDILTLASQLPDNSRAPCRGMVYRTIFSLMYGLGLRVGEIVHLRYRDVDCQRSLLVIDKSKFGKTRLVPFGPRMAQQIAVYLQFGVDRYGPWQPDDPVFSFSFFPERKPMRIETVSQTFHHLILKMDPYVPPGVRQPHLHCLRHSFAVATLLRWYRTGVDPNQRLFHLSTFMGHADPASTAWYLTITEALLREASQRFERFADPRREEELS; translated from the coding sequence ATGACCGCCTCCTTCCACAGCGTACTGGGCAAGGATTTTTCGGCTTACTTGAGTTACAAGCGCGCGCTGGGCCGAAAATTTGATACTGAAGAGCTCGCCTTGCAATTATTCGATCGCTTTTTGGTCGAGGAACGGGTGAGTGATGCGGCGTTAGTGCAACCGGCGTTGATTGAGGCCTTTCTCGCTTCGCGGCCACGCACTCGCCCACGCAGCTATAACCACCTCTTGGGGGTGCTCCGCTGCTTTTTTGCCTGGCAGGTGGCCCAGGAGCGGCTAGCGCATTCTCCGGTTCGTGCTCACCCTCAGCCGGTGACTTCCCAGCTTAAACCCTTCCTGTTCGAACCGGCTCAGGTGGAAGACATCCTGACGTTGGCGTCACAGCTTCCGGACAATTCCCGGGCACCCTGTCGTGGCATGGTCTACCGAACAATCTTCTCGCTGATGTACGGTTTGGGCCTGCGTGTCGGCGAGATTGTGCATCTTCGGTATCGCGACGTCGATTGCCAGCGCAGCCTTCTGGTGATCGACAAGAGCAAGTTTGGCAAGACGCGTTTGGTCCCCTTTGGCCCGCGCATGGCGCAACAGATCGCTGTCTATCTACAGTTTGGCGTTGATCGGTATGGGCCATGGCAGCCGGATGATCCGGTATTTTCTTTCAGCTTTTTCCCAGAGCGCAAGCCAATGCGTATTGAGACGGTCAGTCAGACATTTCACCACTTGATACTGAAGATGGATCCGTACGTGCCACCTGGCGTACGCCAACCTCATCTGCACTGCCTGCGCCATTCCTTCGCGGTCGCAACTCTGCTCCGCTGGTATCGCACCGGCGTGGATCCCAATCAACGGCTCTTTCATCTATCAACCTTCATGGGCCATGCCGACCCGGCATCGACTGCCTGGTATCTGACCATCACCGAAGCACTGCTCCGGGAGGCGAGCCAACGGTTCGAGCGATTCGCCGATCCCCGCAGAGAGGAGGAGCTATCATGA
- a CDS encoding tyrosine-type recombinase/integrase, which yields MTDQLGRLVFAFVEDHLKCQRGLRPASIRSYKESLRLFLQFAAKDKHCRITRLELADLTGERVRHFLQHLEQERGNGVRTRNQRLAALHTFFEYLAGREPCVLGEAQQIASIPVKRWQPGETLYLERDEINALFAALPTDHPQALRDQALLRFLYNTGARVQEVADLRATHLELGSEPRVRLHGKGDKWRTCPLWTRTAGLMQDLLEQNRQRRHSNDAVFLARNSAPLTRFGIYKIVRRHTVKVVKKSADGTVRHISPHVLRHTTAVHLLEAGVEVNVIRAWLGHVSLETTNRYAEITLRMKVDALRTCEPIWDSPAESHRKPVWRSNSELLQWLESL from the coding sequence ATGACGGATCAATTGGGGCGTCTCGTCTTTGCCTTCGTAGAGGATCACCTTAAATGCCAACGGGGGCTGCGCCCGGCCAGTATCCGAAGTTATAAGGAGAGCCTGCGCCTGTTCTTGCAATTCGCTGCAAAGGATAAGCATTGCCGGATCACCCGCTTGGAACTGGCTGATCTCACTGGCGAGCGAGTGCGCCATTTTTTGCAACACCTTGAACAGGAACGTGGTAATGGGGTTAGAACCCGAAACCAGCGCCTGGCGGCGCTGCATACCTTCTTCGAGTATCTTGCCGGCCGTGAGCCCTGCGTGCTCGGGGAAGCACAGCAAATTGCTTCCATTCCCGTCAAACGCTGGCAACCGGGCGAGACTCTGTATCTCGAACGCGACGAGATTAATGCTCTGTTCGCTGCCTTGCCCACCGACCACCCTCAGGCTCTGCGCGACCAAGCCTTGCTTCGCTTCCTTTATAACACCGGAGCACGCGTACAGGAGGTAGCGGATCTGCGCGCAACGCACCTGGAACTCGGTTCTGAGCCCCGAGTACGGCTGCATGGTAAAGGTGACAAATGGCGTACCTGTCCTTTGTGGACGCGAACGGCGGGTCTGATGCAGGACTTACTGGAGCAAAATCGGCAACGACGCCACTCCAATGACGCTGTCTTCCTAGCCCGCAACAGTGCGCCGCTGACCAGATTTGGTATCTACAAGATCGTGCGGCGTCATACCGTCAAGGTGGTGAAGAAAAGCGCAGATGGCACAGTGCGGCACATCTCACCCCATGTCTTACGCCACACGACGGCCGTGCATTTGCTTGAAGCAGGTGTCGAGGTCAACGTCATCCGCGCCTGGCTTGGACACGTCAGTTTGGAGACCACCAACCGATACGCCGAGATCACCCTCCGAATGAAAGTGGACGCGCTCCGCACCTGTGAGCCTATTTGGGATTCTCCGGCGGAGTCCCACCGAAAGCCAGTATGGCGATCCAATTCCGAGCTGCTGCAATGGCTGGAATCCCTGTGA
- a CDS encoding NYN domain-containing protein — protein MESVAAFAWNGWQASSGISGNLGLEYAYSCNVNAFALITSDSDFTHLVMRILEAGLPVFGFGERKTPMPFVNACSQFIYTENLREDTEEQSDDDSGDAAKPTATA, from the coding sequence GTGGAATCAGTGGCAGCTTTCGCGTGGAATGGGTGGCAGGCTTCGTCTGGAATCAGTGGCAACCTTGGTCTGGAATACGCATATAGCTGCAACGTCAACGCTTTCGCGCTGATAACCAGCGATTCAGACTTCACTCACCTCGTCATGCGTATTCTTGAAGCTGGCCTACCGGTCTTTGGCTTTGGCGAGCGCAAAACACCCATGCCTTTCGTGAACGCCTGCTCCCAGTTCATCTATACGGAAAACCTGCGAGAAGATACCGAAGAGCAAAGCGACGATGATAGCGGCGACGCCGCGAAACCAACCGCCACCGCATAG
- a CDS encoding ImmA/IrrE family metallo-endopeptidase yields MSKARSVMLAMSREAYRNPYAHIEELERDYLAEEEKLHLSKPAYHAAPGPEVFHNPYIFVDNEESEVESVPKTQSEGVNEPLVFTAPTYETAKKPTYSDKDIQEIVASLHRHIWVNRAAIWGSKVPKDPVEMLEPKVVANLLGFSYRDESGIGVHQTSDGDADVAGLIDDGAKTIYISPQFKPNVRRFTAAHEIGHAALHDLHGAMHRDRPDEHQRPKRDSKEREADRFATYFLMPENLVVARFLETFYARPFEITSETAFALGFKNANELARKYRTRRELARLLASTERYNFEHFKSLANQFNVSAEAMAIRIEELDLV; encoded by the coding sequence ATGTCTAAAGCCCGCTCAGTAATGCTTGCTATGAGCCGCGAAGCTTATCGAAACCCTTACGCTCACATTGAAGAGCTGGAGCGCGACTATTTGGCGGAAGAGGAAAAGCTTCACCTATCGAAGCCGGCTTATCATGCAGCCCCTGGTCCAGAAGTCTTCCACAACCCTTACATCTTTGTTGATAACGAAGAATCGGAAGTGGAATCTGTTCCCAAAACCCAGTCTGAAGGTGTAAATGAGCCGCTGGTATTCACCGCCCCAACCTATGAGACTGCCAAGAAACCAACCTATTCCGACAAAGATATTCAGGAAATCGTAGCATCTTTGCATCGCCACATTTGGGTAAACCGCGCGGCCATTTGGGGCAGCAAGGTACCAAAAGATCCCGTTGAAATGCTCGAACCGAAGGTCGTAGCCAACCTTCTCGGGTTCAGCTATCGCGACGAGTCAGGCATTGGAGTTCACCAGACCAGTGATGGCGATGCGGATGTTGCCGGCCTTATAGATGATGGTGCCAAGACGATCTATATTTCCCCGCAGTTCAAGCCCAACGTTAGGCGTTTTACAGCGGCACACGAGATCGGTCACGCCGCCCTGCATGACCTGCATGGTGCAATGCATCGTGACCGCCCGGACGAGCACCAACGCCCCAAACGAGATTCGAAAGAAAGAGAGGCCGATAGATTCGCGACGTATTTCTTGATGCCGGAGAACCTTGTCGTTGCGCGTTTTCTTGAAACCTTCTACGCTCGCCCGTTTGAAATCACCTCCGAGACAGCATTTGCTCTGGGGTTCAAGAATGCAAACGAACTCGCAAGGAAATATAGGACTCGCCGGGAACTTGCCCGGCTGCTTGCCTCAACTGAACGCTATAACTTTGAACACTTTAAATCTTTGGCCAATCAGTTCAATGTTTCAGCAGAGGCTATGGCTATCAGGATTGAGGAGCTTGACCTAGTGTGA
- a CDS encoding gamma-glutamylcyclotransferase family protein: MKYFAYGSNMSLLRLRARVPSAERIGRFTLVEHALRFHKWSKKDQSAKCDALFTGNPGDVVIGALFEIPRSEKGPLDRAEGLGFGYEEKRVTVTDALENSVDAFTYCATSTDPSLLPHSWYLNHVIVGAKETGVPADYLDAISATPSQEDPDRKRDARERAIYD; this comes from the coding sequence ATGAAGTATTTCGCTTACGGCTCGAACATGTCACTCCTCAGATTAAGAGCGAGGGTTCCAAGCGCGGAGCGAATCGGTAGGTTCACACTCGTTGAGCATGCCCTTCGGTTTCATAAGTGGAGCAAGAAAGACCAATCCGCCAAATGCGACGCACTGTTTACCGGAAATCCGGGGGACGTCGTCATTGGCGCACTGTTTGAGATACCGCGCAGCGAAAAAGGCCCGCTGGACAGGGCTGAGGGGTTGGGTTTCGGTTACGAGGAAAAGCGGGTCACGGTTACGGATGCTCTCGAGAATTCCGTTGACGCTTTCACCTACTGTGCAACGTCAACGGATCCATCTTTGCTGCCTCACTCCTGGTATTTGAATCACGTTATCGTTGGTGCGAAAGAAACCGGCGTTCCCGCCGACTACCTCGATGCCATTTCAGCCACGCCAAGCCAGGAAGACCCTGATCGAAAACGGGATGCGAGAGAACGGGCCATCTACGATTAA
- a CDS encoding FRG domain-containing protein: MRGQWTGSYRGENVDGKMMVNIDEVGDHFEIEVYVSPDSHEIPASVGYAITRHKGAGHRVTASVNAIDPRSGRQTSWGLIKHLYPESVYHNDNLDVDVKFSGDNVIIESVDGGAKFSGKATNFRAPDCSRVSERVLNWDGFKQYLSGFSGSQFLFRGQSKPWPLRTSFHRRNRYLINKFINDDVVTLHRRVSGLTSHFFDISVPEQNGAFLNLLQHHGYPTPLLDWSYSPYVAAFFAFRDVKKNSKEKEHVRIFLFDKEAWVNDFNQLPQLICPNPHLSVMEFLSVNNPRQSPQQAITTVTNVADIEGHVLSREEENKRKYIYAVDIPYSERDTAMDDLRYMGITAGSMFPGIDGVCEALKEANFES; encoded by the coding sequence ATGCGTGGGCAGTGGACGGGATCGTATCGAGGTGAGAACGTAGATGGAAAAATGATGGTTAATATCGACGAGGTTGGAGATCATTTCGAAATTGAAGTTTATGTCTCTCCTGACAGTCATGAAATACCCGCATCAGTCGGCTACGCAATTACTCGGCATAAGGGGGCCGGTCACCGTGTGACGGCGTCGGTGAATGCCATTGACCCAAGAAGTGGAAGGCAAACTAGTTGGGGCTTGATAAAACACTTATACCCGGAATCGGTATACCATAACGATAATCTCGACGTCGATGTTAAATTTTCGGGCGATAATGTAATCATAGAATCAGTAGATGGTGGGGCGAAGTTTAGCGGAAAAGCCACTAATTTTCGCGCACCAGACTGCTCTAGAGTTTCCGAGAGGGTGTTAAACTGGGATGGCTTTAAACAGTACCTTTCTGGCTTTTCTGGATCACAATTTCTATTTCGTGGTCAGTCAAAGCCGTGGCCACTTAGGACCTCGTTTCATAGAAGGAATAGGTATTTAATAAATAAGTTTATTAATGATGATGTTGTTACTTTGCACCGTCGAGTCAGCGGGTTAACTAGCCATTTTTTTGATATATCTGTGCCGGAACAAAATGGTGCCTTTCTGAATCTCCTTCAGCACCATGGATACCCTACGCCATTGCTGGACTGGTCTTATTCGCCATATGTAGCTGCATTCTTTGCGTTTCGAGATGTAAAAAAGAACTCCAAGGAAAAAGAGCACGTAAGGATATTTCTCTTTGATAAAGAGGCTTGGGTTAATGACTTCAATCAGTTGCCTCAGCTGATATGTCCAAATCCACACCTTTCTGTTATGGAGTTTTTGTCTGTAAATAATCCTAGGCAGTCTCCACAGCAAGCCATTACTACCGTTACGAATGTGGCCGATATTGAAGGTCACGTACTGTCCCGTGAAGAGGAGAATAAAAGAAAGTATATCTATGCTGTCGACATTCCGTACTCAGAAAGAGATACTGCAATGGATGATCTTCGGTATATGGGGATAACAGCAGGATCGATGTTTCCAGGGATTGATGGCGTTTGCGAGGCCCTGAAAGAAGCAAACTTCGAGTCCTGA
- a CDS encoding nucleoid-associated protein, whose amino-acid sequence MNIKNAVVHLLKKERQGPVEVVERPDDGLLDINDDLLELVGSLRKLYSNKTGRGYGEFIDDQDNFPFSRRLSQYLDETDDLDFLTFSKLAMSILEAKIKDVRLATGGYVLFAEYVDEDGSHSLIVASIKDRPGLAFDDKLNLTDAMHLDLDRLHEMAKVDISRWKEGEEKYLSFAKSRSSSSEHSEYFQNFIGCEELASAKAMNEYLVEAVRVFAEENEMSPEEQKNLRGVVLNYCQEKLSAEEQVDLVMLSQRINEEEPEKFIEFLNAHSEEYPISNHFDPVKSVFKKLRTLKMKKGDVHVQFSVDSFGTLVDLDDNDCLIVKELPADFLEELRGMK is encoded by the coding sequence GTGAATATCAAAAACGCGGTGGTACACCTTTTGAAGAAGGAGAGGCAGGGACCAGTAGAAGTGGTGGAAAGGCCCGATGATGGGCTTCTCGATATTAATGATGACCTCCTTGAGCTAGTGGGGTCGTTGCGGAAGCTATACAGCAACAAAACGGGTAGAGGGTATGGCGAATTCATCGATGACCAAGACAACTTCCCTTTTAGTAGACGCCTATCTCAATATCTTGATGAGACTGATGACCTCGACTTTTTAACCTTTTCTAAATTGGCGATGTCTATTCTGGAAGCGAAAATCAAGGATGTAAGGCTCGCCACCGGTGGCTATGTGCTTTTCGCTGAGTATGTTGATGAAGATGGAAGTCATAGTTTAATTGTTGCTTCGATCAAAGATCGTCCGGGACTTGCCTTCGATGACAAACTTAACTTGACTGATGCCATGCATTTGGATCTGGACCGGCTACACGAGATGGCCAAGGTCGATATCAGTCGGTGGAAGGAAGGCGAAGAAAAGTATCTGTCTTTTGCAAAAAGTCGATCAAGCTCTTCTGAACATTCTGAATACTTCCAGAATTTTATTGGCTGTGAAGAGTTAGCAAGCGCCAAGGCAATGAACGAATACCTTGTAGAGGCCGTTCGGGTATTTGCAGAAGAGAACGAAATGTCACCCGAAGAGCAGAAAAATCTTCGTGGGGTCGTATTGAACTATTGTCAAGAGAAGCTATCTGCTGAAGAGCAGGTTGACCTCGTAATGCTATCTCAGAGAATCAATGAGGAAGAACCCGAGAAATTCATTGAATTTTTGAACGCACACTCTGAAGAATATCCAATCAGCAATCATTTTGACCCGGTGAAGTCGGTATTTAAAAAACTGAGAACGTTAAAAATGAAGAAGGGTGATGTACACGTTCAGTTTAGTGTTGATTCCTTCGGGACTCTAGTTGATCTAGATGATAATGACTGCCTGATCGTAAAAGAGTTGCCTGCTGATTTCCTTGAAGAATTGAGAGGGATGAAGTGA